The Leptodactylus fuscus isolate aLepFus1 chromosome 1, aLepFus1.hap2, whole genome shotgun sequence nucleotide sequence tagattcacactgaaggcatcaaaactatgaattatcacatgtggaattatatacttaacaaaaaagtgtgaaacaactgaaaatatgtcttatattctgggttcttcaaagtagccaccttttgatttgattactgctttgcacactcttggcattctcttgatgagcttcaagaggtagtcaccagaaatggttttcacttcacaggtgtgccctgtcaggattAATAAGTTGGATTTCTtggcttataaatggggttgggaccatcagttgtgttgtacagaagtcaggtggatacacagctgatagtcctactgaatagactgttagaatttgtattatggcaagaaacaagcagctaagtaaagaaaaacgagtggccatcgttactttaagaaatgaaggtcagtcagttcgaaaaattttgaaaactttgaaagtgtccccaagtgcagttgcaaaaaccatcaagcgactacctgtcggacaccttgttaagtatataattccacatatgataattcatagttttgatgccttcagtgtgaatctacaattttcatagtcataaaaatacagaaaactctttgaatgagaaggtgtgtccaaacttttggtctgtactgtatgtgccaaatttcattcaaatccattttgccgtttttgcgtgattgaataacaaacacacaaactttcacatttataatattagtaggatataaggGGTAAACTTATAAgaagggctattatttataaagggccTATAATAAGgaaggtaatatatatatattgtcagggtctggggttgccaggtggggtggcatagacacacaagtccaaattctttagtccaaaaacaaaggtagagttttattttcgatcaaaaaaggtagtgcagcaacaaaaggaaataatacaaaaataaatacctgcccggctaggctctaactaaacatagaataggttacctcaactataataacagaaatcaaaaaacagtaaaatcattccggacacagctccaaaaatatgacctctccatTGGCACTctagccaaactctgcccccagtctgctgctggagctgacttcttaagcctccttgacgaggagactctctgcagcttagtctctgccggaacatccccaaagtgtggactggagggggctggAATGAGAGGtctcactaccaacctacctgcccagtaaccggaactctgaaataaccctcagcagacaatagttatctgctgagaaacgttctttctggagttttctcatctcacccaccttagtagtctgggtgagatgtacaccccctccattacctgaccatctgtcggcttacaatatactgtatatattaagcGACAATTAAAATGTGGGAGAAGCTTTATAAGGGGGGTATTGTTAAATTGGCTATTATTAATAAAGGGGgactatttataagagaacactattatttataaggggagaCTATTACCGATATGGGGAACTATAACTGATACAGGATGCTATTTATAAAGAGGCACTATAATAACTGATAAgggggtgcaaaaatctattagaTGGCATAGAGGTGGTCATTTGAATTGTGTGCAGGCGTAAGGGGGGTGGTTATTACTGTTTTGGAGATATTATTAAAGAGGATGCCAATGGAAATATAATGGCATTGTTGGTATATCAGTTTTTTGTGactccacttttaattttgcccagggccacagtttgtctaaaaccagccctgaaTGCAGTGTAGAACTAGTGGAAATGGCAGCCGCTCATCTCCTGAGCAGTtagcatatttaaatacccggTATACTATTATGGCAAAAGTTGGGAAAGGGTTTACTTGGAGTTCAAAATATAGTTGCAAAAATCTCTGGGATTTTGTGTGATTTCCAGTATCTCTGTAAAGTGGCCTTTTCATATAGGTCCTACATCTCTCCTATCTAGCATCCCATTAACCAATATCCATGCAACCACTTCTATAACCGTTGTTTATATAAATGTGCATTGCGCCTAGAGTTAAAACAGCAGAGGATCAATACTTGAATATCTTGTGGAAGTGAGTTTGTAAGGGCATAGTTCTTATTTGGGAATCGCATGTCATAATTGTAGGAACTTATAAATTGCCAATGGGGAAGACAGAAATTAGCTTGTAATTCTATTCAATTGAAGCGATGGATCGCTCTCACGACTCTGTCACCTTTGTCTCTTGGACAGACATCATCCTAGTTCGGTGGACCAACTTCTCTTAGGAGCTTGTGAGGTGTGGCGGGACTTGAAAAGCAGCTTAGCCCCTGAGGTCTCTATTGCATTCCCTCTGGGTCTCATCCCGGCCCAGTTAGGTCTCCCGAACCCACCATATGTTGATATCTGGGAACGTCTCCTCCCACATAGAGTGCTGGATAATTTAAATGATACCCTACAGCCTAATATGGCTGCCATAGAGACTCATGTGTCGGGCTCCTCCCTGTCTTTCCTCCATAGATATCATATTTCTAAATTGatccaggactggcttaggttcCAAACTCCACGTAAATCTCTCACGTCTTTTGAGCGTTCGGTGCTGGCTGGGAACAAGTTGCTCAGAAAACGTCCTTTCTGCTTAAAAAATTTGTCAATCCGACACGTTCGTTTAAACCGGCTTATATCTCCTCGTGGGAACAGGAGCTCGGGGTTGCACTTTCGGAGGAACAGCTTGGTGCTGTGCTGAGACACTCCCAAGGTTTTTCCTCATGTGTCCGCCTCCGGGAGGGCCACTTCAAGCTTTTAACCAAAtggtattacaccccagagcggcTGGCCCGGCTAGGCCTTGCGTCCTCAGACGTTTGTTGGAGATGCAAAGCTCAAACTGGCACTCTGTCACATATTTGGTGGCATTGCAGAGACATTCGCGCCTTCTGGGAAGACGTTCAACATGTTATCCGACTGCTTACCTCTCCTGCTTTTGATCTCACCCTGCCCATGGTAGTGCTATCCCTCCCTACTGCTGACTACAAACCGTCAAGATCCAACCTAGTCTCTCTACTTATATCCGCGGCGAGTTCGCTAATTCCTTCCAAATGGCTGAGTACAGAGGCTCCATCCAAGGGCGAATGGGTGGCCAAAGTTAACCAAATTGCCAGATTCGAGGAACTCTCTAGTTGGCAAGCCAGGAAACACCCTCGCTTTATGAAAGTCTGGGCGCCTTGGAAAAATTTGAAACTTTGATCTGCGCTATGTTACGGGTCTTCTGACTATTCCTTACCGTTTCCCCATCGCCTCCCTGACCTGCCCGTTGTCTGTATCCTCTAATTCCCTCCTCGTCCCTCCCCACCTCCCACCTCTCTTCTCTTCCCcctctttttctttctctcttccaCTGCTGCTctgctctttctctctctctctcccccctttccccaccttcccccttccttctcctcatccttttttttttttgcttgtctgCGTGGTCATCACGATCTTTGTTGACTCATATAGTAGAGATACATGTAATTTCACTTTCGACATTATGACTTAGGCACAAATTTGTCACCATCTTTGTCTTTGTTTAAGTCCGTTTATTGATATTCAAATGGACTCATTTATTGTTTTACTCTTTTTCTCTGATTTGTTGTTTTTGTTATTgtgaaaaaattcaataaaaatattataaaaaaaaaaaaaagaaattagctTGTAATTGTTCAAAAGacttaaatcctactaatattataagtgtgaaagtttgtgtgtttggatgtttgtgagtttggatgtttgttcctcaatcacgctaaaacgcctggacggatttgcgtgcaattttccacaaacatagttttcccttaggattgagtcacaggctacttttgatgccactaaacaacatggcttcctagcaggagactcacaaaagcaggactcctagccccagctatagactcacacacactgcctggcatttcctgcctcaacctgcctgcacactccatactgtcacctctcactcacattttacatatagctttccactatataacacatcacattgtctgtatcactacatacacaatacaacacatcacattgtctgtatcacgacatacacaatacaacacatcacattgtctgacacaatacaacacatcacattgtctgtatcacgacatacacaatacaacacatcgcattgtctgacacaatacaacacatcacattgtctgtatcacgacatacacaatacaacacatcacattgtctgacacaatacaacacattgtctgacacaatacaacacatcacattgtctgacacaatacaacacatcacattgtctgacacaatacaacacatcacattgtctgacacaatacaacacatcacattgtctgacacaatacaacacatcacattgtctgtatcacgacatacacaatacaacacatcacattgtctgacacaatacaacacatcacattgtctgacacaatacaacacatcacattgtctgtatcatgacatacacaatacaacacatcacattgtctgtatcacgacatacacaatacaacacatcacattgtctgtatcacgacatacacaatataacacatcacattgtctgtatcacgacatacacaatataacacatcacatcacatttgctagcccaccaaactttttaaagcacttttacagtttcacacgtctgtgtccgcccaattctcaaatcaccgcagacgaagtcgcgggtaaaagctagttagcCATAATGATGTATCTggctgaaaaaacaaacaaacagtgagTCGCCATGTAATGACATAGGTGAATGTAACTAACAATGCTAAGGTTTTACATTTTGTGATTCTAGGAATTGGACTATTGCTGCAACCTGAATCCAGAAATCATTCCTGTCATGTAggggttgcttttttttttttttttttagctattcaCATGATATACAGTTAAGTACAAGCAGGCACTATAAGGTTGGGGGCATGAGGACCCACTATAGTGTatgagggcattatattgtgtgtggagaGAGGCACTATATTGTTTGGATGCACAAGGAGGCATTAAgctttgtgtgtgggggggggggggatctcacAAGAAGTCTCTATACTGTGTTAGAGGGAAATTAAGTCACTATATTGTTTGgcaacattttactgtgtggtcactaagggaggattatactatgtgtcaagatgtattatactgtgtgagaccactaaggagacattatactgtgtgaattgtcaaagtgttatactgtattcaagcctgtgggggtattatactgtgtggagccactaaaAGATAATTATACTGTGTTTGATAACTAAGCAGCATTATGACAGTTTGGAGGGGCaaaaaagggggcattatattttatGGGAAAATCAagatggcattatactgtttggggcatactgagggtcattatactgtgtgggaactacTAAGGTGGTATTAATCTGTATAGGGGCACTAAGAgttcattacactgtgtgtggaccactaaGTGGGCTATACACAGTGTGAGAGCACTCatcatactgtgagggggcagtgTACTGTAAGGGACAGTAAGGGGGTATTGTACTGTGTCTGGGCCACTCAGAGGGAATTACAGTGTGTGTGGATCACTAATGGGGCATGTACCATGTGGAGGATTCTaatgggacattatcctgtgcTGGGACAGTAAtggaacagtatactgtgtgggagacactaagggggcattgtactgtgtgggggattctaagggcattatacagtgtgggaatcACTAACgtagcattatagtgtatggatgaGAGTAAAGGCACATTACACTGTGAGGGGACATCTATGTGGTCATACTGcatggggaccactaaggggacattatattgggtAAGGTACACTAATGGGGAATTAGCCTGTGGGagtcactaaggaggcattatgtaGTATGGAGGGCACTTAGGGTTGCTTATACAATTTGTTACGCAGGAAACTACGTAACACAGACACtattattgtgtggggccacaaaAGCACTCGGTGGTGCCATaggagacatgtgcagtgttaAGGACCCATGAATAAATTTGCCAAGTGAATAATGTAAGGATGGTTTGTGCAATAGTCTTGTATAAAATATGGAGGAATGCAACATAGAGAACCTGGCATTTTACTGAACAAACTAGCGTGACAGGCTGAAAAATATTTTGTGCACTATGTATGCCATATCAATATCAAAAGTTGGCAAATATGGATATAATTATATATGGAAATGCAATTTATTATCCTATGTCACACATTACATAGTTTTCTTCAGGCATGTAATCTAAGGTAGGATTCCTTAGATAATAGCATAGGCTTACAATGCTAAAAGTGCTATGGAGTTTTTGTGATTTTCTGTGTCATAAGAGTTTGTCAAAGTaatgaaaaaagacaaaaatatcaGTCAGATGCTAAGTAAAAGTCAAGACTATAGTTTATTCCTCTTTTTCTTCACCATGGGTGATGATATGCACAAGATTTTTATAGTTTAAGTTTCCAGTCACATCAGGTGGGAAAGCTGTGAACATCTGGTCAACCTATAGCAAGAAAAGAAGAGAAAGTCAAGAAAATTACATTTCTGCCGGTGTTTCTGGAAAATTGCAACTGTTTTGTTTTGCTAAAAGCATCTCCTGACTATTATGACACCCAGGGGAAATTACATGGTAACCATTGCAATGAAGAGGCTGACTATGTAATACGTTCAATGGAACTTTCTTTCCGACAGCTTTTTTTTCTGACACTTTGATCTGGCTGAGAGAAGGGGGTTCTCAACTGGGGACTTCATTCTCTATTTTCACAGCACCCTAAGGCCATGGCACCTCGGGCCAcaaacgccgcgatttggccaCGGCGGAAACATCACAGTAAAaatcactgcgttttacagtacttgcaaagtggatggcattcatgCAAATCTCATGCCCAGTTTGCGAAAAAAATTGGAGCGGAcacgctacaatttccaaaaacgtcacggttttgaaaatcgcagcatgtcaattatatctatggaaatgtgcAAAACACTTCTGAAgggatatgggtgcatttattaacccattaattaataggcctaacagacctttttttatttaaaaaaaaaaaacaaaaaaacattttttcctggaaaacccctttaaggcaatcaCGAATTTCTGACATTACTAAGCTCACCAAATTATACTCATTCACATAACTCTCAAATAGGATGAATATTCTAGATTGTTTTTATTCTGTCATACATAAGTACTGTAGATGAGCTGAAAATTGTACCTCTTCACTTGAGAACCTCTCAGCCTGAGTCATAAGCATTTCTCTTAtgctaaaaataaaacataaaaagataAGTTAAAAGACAGCTCAGAATAGGATCCCAGCGCAGCATCTCCTCAGACACCTGTACTTACTAATCTGACTTGAGAAGCCCACTGCCTTCAGGGTCAAACACTTTGAAAGCACTTAGAATCGTTTCCTCTGGATCAGCTCCTGCAAGTTTCATCACATATTAAATCACAATTTAAATGGCTATTTTTAGTAATAGCTGCATGTTATTGAAGCAGAATACATGCAAAGCTGCCACAATTCTATCAGTTGCACCATTCTTCTACCATAAAAGTAGCTGTATGCAAATAGAGGCGAAGATGTTCTGTAATGCGGTAAGAGTCAAAACGCAAGAAGGTAAATCACTGCTAGAAGGCCAACATAATGATCTTGGTCACATAGTGGTTTACAAAGAAAACTATGATCAAAGAAGAACATTAGCCATTAGTTATTCACTCTACACTCTTCCTGATTTATCCTGTATTCCATTGTATGGTCTACATGGTGATAGTTgtttagtaaaaggcgaaagatttgttcgttctgaagagaagccagagtatacccTACATGGTGATAGTGACACATATAAGTCATGACATATTGTGAGAATATACCATTGCTTACTGATTGACAGAGCTCTAGCTACTAGTGGTCACAACATTGGGAACCACTGTTCatgagatcagtgagggtcccaaCAGTCAGACCacttttaaagggaacttgtcaccatGAAATTGCAGTGCAATGCatgggcagcatgttatagagtaggagaaactgagcagattgatatataggtttgtaggaggaaagattcagtataatctATATTTTATTCACAGTAATATTTGCCCTGTCCATATTATAGAGACAAGAAGGCAGTGCTATCAGTTATCGACAGCTATATATGTCATACAGTCACAGACGAGGAGTTTGCAAGTCACTGATGGGTCCTCCTCATTGACTTCATAGCAAAATAGATCAGAGACTTAATTGAATCAGTGACAGGTTATACTGGATCTTTCCCCAATTAAGAATATATCAGCTCAGCTCTTCCTGAGCTATAATGTGACTCCTGCTGAATACATTATTGTATAATGTTTTTACTGTCTTTTTATTGCTAATGTATACCATGTTCTAGGTGCATTCCAATTTCCCAGGTGCAGGAAGGAGGTACTGTTTAGAATTTTGGTCAAAGTATATGAAGATATAGCTAAACTTCTAAAGGTTCTTAGTAGTCTATCAATGACCCTATTTCAGTGGTGGAACTAACACCATACCAGATGTAGTGGCGGCTATGGTGCCTGCAACATTAGGGCCTggtgtttatattttttttttacttcagcaGATACTGGCTGATATTCACTTACCAAGGATGGGGGCATAAAAATAGGCAATATACTGCGTGATGGccagtaaaggggcattatactgtgtgagggccagtaaatgGAGGGAGGGAGCATtacactatgtgtgtgtgtgtgtgtgtgtgtgtgtgtgtgtgtgtatgagggAATCAAGAGTTTTTCCTAGTTAGGCTGGGCTCACACAGGGGGTTtttgaccagattttgaggcggaatccgcttcagaatctggctcaaaaaaatgcctcccattgactttaatgagagccgttcacttcttttttccacgagcggtttctTCCCagttgcggaaaaaagaaataagctgccctttcttgccgtggattccgcggctgaatcagccacggcgtccgcagcacgacactccctctcgactaggcccattcatttgtaatACAGCGACTGTCAGGGCTAACTGTGTCAGTCGCAGCTAGTCGCGTgagcgttttttggactggattcttaAGCGGaatcccgcatcaaaatccagtccaaaaaaccccatatgaacccagccttacatccCTGCCCAATTTGATAGTACTGTAGAATATCTGCGCACACATCTAGGATTCCTAAAGAAACTTGGCAGAAATGATAAAGTACAAACCTTTCAGCTTCTCTCCAAACATTGTTAAGAACACAGTAAAATTTATTGGTCCTGGGGCTTCTTTTAACATTTCTTCCAGTTCTTCATTTTTTACATTCAGACGACCTTAGAAGACATAGCAGAACACAACaattatatataatacattacttGAATGAGTAGAAGGTCTGTGACCCTAATAACTAATGATTCCTTGTCGGTACAGTCGGTAAATTCCCGATAAATATCTGTAAATGAATGTTATTCCCCATATGACAAATACTTAAGGGTTTGCCTTTAGAGAAAAAAACTGTCTATTTTTGTCTACTGTTAACTCTTGTGACAGCTGGATACGATTCCATAACAATCAAGACTTGTGGACCCTACACATTTATGAGGATAGTGTTACACATTCATGTGTGGGCATGGCAGAGTGGTATGTGTGATGTTTAAGTAATCTATGTACCGAAGATCTAGGATGTGATATGAAAGATTAACGTGTAGTATCGATTCTACGAAGTACTCTTCCATACTGTATTAGCAGTCTGTGTCTGTTCAGCTTTGAAAGTATTTAAGAAGCCCCTTTTTTATTTTGGCAGAATGCAATACAAACAAAACATACAGTCAGAACTATTACCTAAAGCTGCAAAGGTATCTCTGAGATCTTCTTTATCAATGAACCCATCTCGATTCTGGTCCATGATGGTAAATGCCTTAGTGTAAAAGAATACAAGAAAAATGTGTCATTTTTATTGTTAGGATTTTGGCCCaggtttactaatagttagacagttaAATGTATTCATGTAATCTGAAactataccagatttatcacaatgggTAATGCTGGATGTTAAATCAAGATATTTTTAGACAGCTACCGTATTCAAGCAACTAgctgacatgtcggaatagccttaagaaagcctattcgtctcctacctttatcagtcgcctccggtccgccattcggtagaaatacagttttttaccggtatgcaaatgagttctttcgcagcactgggggcgtccccaatgctgccagagaactctctccagcgacgcctccattttcaacagcaaccgcgtttccttccggctggggtcacactccgctcttgggcgcatgcgcagtatgcgcctgtagttctacggagaactacaggagcgtgctGCGCGTGCgcgcaagagcggagtgtgaccccagccgatACAAgatgcggttgctgttgaagatggaggcgttgctggagagagttctctggcagcattgtggacgccccccagtgctgtttgagcgctggtgcccgcccccagtgctgcaaaagaactcatttgcataccggtaaaaaacggtatttctaccgaacggtgggctggaggcgactgataaaggtaggagacgaataggctttcttaaggctattccgacgtgttagctagaaaaaaaaaagtg carries:
- the MYL2 gene encoding myosin regulatory light chain 2, ventricular/cardiac muscle isoform, which codes for MSPKKAKKRAEGANSNVFSMFEQTQIQEFKEAFTIMDQNRDGFIDKEDLRDTFAALGRLNVKNEELEEMLKEAPGPINFTVFLTMFGEKLKGADPEETILSAFKVFDPEGSGLLKSDYIREMLMTQAERFSSEEVDQMFTAFPPDVTGNLNYKNLVHIITHGEEKEE